The genome window GCGTATGGGTCGCACACTAATACTTTAGCGCCAAAGCCATTTAATATATTGCACAGCGCAAGGCCAATTTTACCGCAACCTACAATACCCACGGTTTTATTGTGCAAGTTAAAGCCTAGTAATCCATTTAAATCAAAGTTGTCTTCGCGTACGCGGTTATACGCTTTATGCGTTTTACGGCTAAGCGTTAGCATAAGTGCAATACAATGCTCGGCTACTGCTTCTGGGCTGTAAGCAGGAACACGTAATACTTTAATTTTATGTGCTTTTGCTGCGGGTAAATCAACGTTATTAAATCCTGCACAACGCAGCAAAATAGTATTTATGCCTTGGCTTGCCAGTTGCGCAATAACGGCGGTGTTTACAGTGTCGTTTACAAATACGCATATGGCATCAAACCCATTTGCTAAAATAGCCGTTTGTTCGCTCAGGGCTTGCTCAAAATACGTTATTTTTATGTCACTGTGATCGCGTGTACTTTGTTCAAAAAAAGGCAGCTCGTACTTTTGAGTACTAAAAAAAGCAATGTTCATGGTAATAGCCTCGACGCTTAAGGAGTATTATTTATTACTAATACAATAAACTACTTTATAAACCTGTGCTTTAGTAACACGCATTTTATTGATTTAAATTAAGCCCTAATTTATGCCTTAGCCGACGTAAACAAAGGTATTTTAGACGGTACCTTTTTACCAACTCTGGCAGCGCTTAACTTTGCGGCTTGCAGTAGGTTGCTTTCTATTACTTGTTTAAGTGTTTCAGGCTTAGTACGTGGTGCATAGCGTGCAACAAGTTGCCCTTGTGAGTTAATTAAAAACTTAGTGAAATTCCACTTAATTGCACGATTTTGCGAAATACCCCGCGTATGCGACTTTAAATAATTAAACAACGGATGTGTTTCTGGCCCGTTTACCATTACCTTACCAAATACCTCAAATGAGGTATTAAATTGCTCTTGGTAAAAGTCTTTAATGGCTAAATTATCAAGCGGCTCATTTTGGCCAAACTGGTTACACGGAAACGCAAGTACAGTAAAACCATTGCTTTTGTATTGCTGATAGAGCTTTTCGAGCGCATTTAATTGCACCGAAAAATTACACTTACTCGCTGTATTAACAATAAGGACTGTTTTGCCTTGTAATTGCCTAAGAGAAAAATTTTCGCTGTTAAAAAGTGGTGCATTAAATTGATAAATACTATCCATAGGTTACCTACTTACCTTTCCCGCTAAGGAAATTTTATAAAGACTTTCATTCGCTTTTTTATCGACCGGTTGACATAATCGAGGTCTAGTTTCTAAGTTATCAGTTTAATAGGTCATTTTTATGTCAATGAAAGTCGCATTTATAGGTTTAGGCGTAATGGGTTACCCAATGGCGGGGCATTTAGCAAAAGCAGGGCACAGCGTATGCGTTTATAACCGCACTCAAGCTAAAGCACAAGCGTGGACTGCAGAACATTCAGGAAGCTTTGCACCCACCCCGCGCGAAGCTGCCAGTAATGCCGACATCGTATTTATGTGTGTTGGTAACGATGACGACTTACGCTCAGTAGTGTATGGCGAAGATGGTGTGTTAGCGGGCATGCTGCCGCACACTGTTTTGGTTGATCACACCACAACCTCAGCTGAAGTAGCACGCGAAGTGGCTGCAAAAGCGGCTCTGCAAAATATCGACTTTATAGATGCACCTGTATCAGGCGGACAAGCTGGCGCCGAAAACGGCGTATTAACGGTTATGGCGGGTGGCAGTGAATCTGTATTTGCTAAAGTGCAGCCAGTTATGGCGGCGTTTAGTCGTTTTAGCCAATTACTAGGCGGCGTTGGCTCGGGACAACTTTGTAAAATGGTTAATCAAATTTGTATTGCTGGAGCAGTGCAAGGTTTAGCCGAAGGCTTACATTTTGCTAAGCAAGCTGGGCTTGATGGTGAAAAAGTTATAGAAACCATTTCTAAAGGTGCAGCCGGTTCGTGGCAAATGGAAAACCGCTACAAAACAATGTGGGCAGGTGAATATGAGTTTGGCTTTGCCGTAGATTGGATGCGCAAAGATTTAGGTATTGCACTCGATGAAGCTAAAAACAACGGCGCTACTTTACCAATGACCGCAACGGTCGATCAATATTACGCCGATGTACAAGCACTCGGCGGTGGCAGATACGACACCTCAAGCTTACTAGCACGCATTGAAGCGCTGCATAAAAAGTAACGCTGTAGACGCGAAGCTTGCTTGCGTGACGGGCAAAGCCCGTAAAGTAATTTATTCACAAAGAGGTTATGAGGCGCTGCGCTTTTAGAGGAAGTAATAGATCTAAAAAAGATTGTTTTTTATGTCTTCTCATTTACTCCTCATTTACTCCTCATTCGCTTCTCTTTGTGAAATAGTATTTTTCTTTTTTTGAAGTGGTACAGATATTTATAAATAAAAACGCGATACTTTATTGCTAAAGCGTCGCGTTTTTAATGCGTTATACAAACAAAATTACATGCTTTGAGCGTAATTATATAGCGCCTTTAAAATTGTAAGATTTTTTTCGCTGTCGTCATGTTCATGCGCTAAATTTTCAAGGGTGATCATAAAATCTTGCGCGTTAATCGACGGTTGATCTTCCCCGTGCATTAACTTGTTTTGGCAATACTGGCGCCATTGGTCAAGCTCTTGCTGGTTTAGCGTTTCAGGCCAGTTACGTGCGCGGTATCTAAACAATAACGTATTGAATTTTTTATCTTCAAAGTCTAACTTCAACCCTGCTAATTCATCTGGTTTAGCATCACGAATAATCGCAAACTTAGCTTTATCGGCATGGCTTGTAAAACCATCGTAAAGTAAGTAGTCAACGTTAGTGGTTGCGCTGTAATCGCCTTGCTCGTTAAACACTTCGGTTACTTTATCGCGAAGGTCGGTATTGGCTTTTAAAATAGCTAAGTTAGCTAAGCACTGCTCGCGATCAATCCCAAGGCGCGCGGCGTTTTCAGGCAATAATGTTTTAGCTGGGGCTAAAATAGGGCACTTGTTTAAATGCACCAGCTTTAAGCCAACAGGTAAATCGTCTTCGGCTAAATCTACACGTTTGGTGTATAAGCGTTTGCGTAACTCTTCTACGTTTAAATCAATGAGTACTTGCGGGTTTTGGGTTAAATCAAAACAAATAACCGCGTTTTTATTTACCGGATGAAAGCTCATTGGTGCAACCCAGCTTGTACAGCCTTGCGTTGCAGGTATTCGCGACGTGGTATGCACCAGCGGCGTCATGTTAAAAACATCAACTAATTCAGCAAGGGCTTTTTTATTACGCAGCCCAAAAAAGAAGTTATACAGCTTTGGTTGTTTTTCTTTTATTAGCTTAGCCAGTGCAATAGTGGCGGTTACATCGCTTAGTGCATCGTGCGCTGCGGCGTGTTCAATACCATTAGCTACGGTTAAATGCTCTAGCTTAAAGCTTGGGCTGCCATCTTCTTTTAACGGCCATTCAATGCCTTCAGGGCGCAGTGCGTAACAAGCACGAACCAAATCAATAATATCCCAGCGGCTATTGTTATTTTTGTATTCGCGCTCGTACGGGTCGTAAAAGTTACGGTAAAAGCTATAACGGCTTACTTCGTCATCAAACCGAATACTGTTATAACCGGCAACACAGGTGTTTGGTACACTAAACTCAGCATGAATTTTTGCTATAAACTCAGCTTCAACCAAGCCTTTTTTCATCGCCACTTGTGGCGTAATACCCGTAATTAAACACGCCTCAGGGTGAGGTAAGTAATCCGCTTGCGGCTTACAATATTCAATAAGTGGCTCGCCAATAATATTTAAATCAAGATCGGTACGAATACCCGCAAATTGGCTCGGCTTATCTTTTTGAGGGCTTGCCCCCCAAGTCTCGTAGTCGTGCCAATATATTGTAGGTTGTGTTTCGTGGTATGTTGGTTCGCTCATTCTGTCTCTTAGCCCTTTTATAATGCGGGTTTTTAGTGCGCTTTAGTTTGTTGTTGTATCTTTGTGTGTGTTGTAATCTACGCATTGTGTGTATATTATTGTGTATAATTTTTTTGCTAACTGTGTATAAAATATTAAATGGCAATCAGTGACACCAAATTAAGAAAGCTGCTAGATAAAAATCAAACACCGTGCGTATTATCGCATAGAGACAGTTTAAGTGTAAGAGTATCAGCAAAAGGCACAATCACTTGGCAGTATCGTTGTCGCGTGGATAACAAACAAGTAATAATATCGCTTGGCCGTTATCCGGGGCTAAGCATAAAAGAAGCGCAAGACTACATACCACTACTTCAAAACTGGCTAAGCCAGGATAAAGACCCACGAACCGAACTAAAGCTTATGCGTAACCAAGCCAAAGGTTTGCCAACAATGGCAAAAGTGGCAACCGACTGGTTAAATAAAAAAGTACCCGACCTGAAAGAAAAAACCCAAACTTTATACACAAACCAAGTGGGCAAATGGATAGTGCCGCTTTTAAATGACGAAGCAATGCCACTCGACCTAATGACCATAAAAGACTGGTTTACTTATTTTGATAAAGTTAAAGAGCAAGGCAGCGCCAAAACCACCGGCACAATTTTAGTACGCATAAAATCAATAATAGGCTGGGCCGAAAAACGCGGTGAAGCAAAACCATTTAACCCAGTGCTAACCTTAAACGTAAACGACGTAGGCGAACAAGCAACAATAGGCCAGCGCGTAATGCGCTTTGATGAAATAGCAAAATTGTGGATACAAATAGAAAGTTCTAAAGCCACGCCAGCAACCAAAGCATGTTTGCAATTAATTTATATAACAGGTGCTAGGCAATCAGAAGTTCGCTTGGCCAAGTGGGAGCATTTCGACTTTGACAACAATATTTGGACAGTACCGCCCGAAAACTCAAAAACAAACCAAGCCATACGCAGGCCAATATCTAAAAAAATGCACAGCATATTAAATACACTCGCCATGGTTTACGGCAAAAGCGGCTATTTAATACCAGGCAATAACCCGCGCAAACCAGTAACCACCCACAGCATAAACCGTTATTGCTGCAGAATGTGGGATCACCTATTTACTAAGTACAAAACACCCAAGTTTTTACCACACGACGCTCGCCGCTCAATATCAACATTGCTCAGTGAAAACGGCATAGCACCACACGTAACCGAAAAAATGCTAGGCCACACAATGCGGGGAGTAATGGCAATTTATAACAAACACGACTGGATAAAAGAACAGGCCGAAGGGTACGAGTTATACTGCCAGCTAATTGAGGCAGCAATAAAAGGAGAGTTATCAGTTTAGGCTGTTTCGTGTTGCCTTTAATATTTAGTTAGCTCGTACTTATGTATTATGAAATGGATTTTACAAGGCTTATAAATCTTGATTTATAGGATATTAATAAATGAAAGTAAGTATAAAGATAGTCATAATTCTAATTATGACTTAACTGGTTTAGTTTTAGAGTATAAGTTACATTTGATAGAGCTATCGAAAAGCATTATAAAAAAAGCTCCTGTTTAGGATAGTGTTAAGAGAGTAACTTGGGAAAAGCAATTTGATAAAATTGAAGTGAAATCTTCGCTCGATGGAAAAATTCAATGTTTGTAAGTTCTAAAGATACTGCTCCACTAATAATGAGTTTACATACTTGGAGCGGGGATTATCAACAATTTGATCCATTAGCTAGCCTGTCATTAAAGGCTGGGTGGAACTATATACATCCAGACTTTAGAGGGCCAAATAATAGTACAGATTCTTGTTTAAGTGACAAAGTGATTTCAGATATAGATGATTCAATCTTTTATGTAATAAAGAACGGGAATGTGGATAAAGATAATATTTTTATTGTAGGTACCTCTAAGCGATCTTGGACTTTGGTATAATCAAACAAATAACAAAGGCAGTGAAAATACGCTAAAGATATTCTTTCCTGCACAGGTAGTTCAGTTGAGCTAGATAGAAATATATGCAGGAATTAATGATGGGTATACAGTCTATACCGGTATCACATTCAATATTATTTTTTAATAAGATTGCTAGTTTGTATAATGCAAGTAATAAAATCACAGTAGAAGAAACGGTTTATATACTTGATCGCATGCATATAAATAATGTAGAAAATAAAAAATCGGAAAAAGAAATCTTATTTTTTAAAAAAAGCCGGGCCTGCCAGTATATATTTTTGATGGTTCACATGAAATGCTGCCCCAGTATACGCTTGATAGAATTAAATCTTTATTACATTAAACACAAGTTTAAAAAGCAGCCCGCACGTAGCGGGCTTTTTGTGCCTATAACTTAGTAAATTAAAGTGACTTGCCTGTAAATATTTCTTTGCCAGCCAAAATACAGTTGCCGTTTATTGCTATGGCCAGTTAGGGTTGGTGGCTTTTAGGAACTTGTGGCCGCTTTAAATTATTGGCTTGTTATTAAATCATAAAGCTTAATTTTCTCACCAAGCCACTTAGAACCTTCGTATGATAAATGCCCATTATCTCTGTATATAAAAACTTCACCAGTATGGGTTTTACAGGTTTCCCCATTACATAGGTAATCTCTAAGATCAATAACTTTGAAGTTAGGAGAAAGTTTTGAGAGAAAGTTGAAAACATCAATATTAGATATTAAAGATTCGTCAATATCACAGTCAGACAGTGATTTATTTATGAAAGAAGCTTTGTCTAGGCATTTACCAATATTGTGACCATCGACTGATGGTGGTGGTGAAAATATAATTGGTTTTATCCCTGCCTCCAAAAACACATCTAGGGTGCTTTTGAAACTCTGAAGAACTTCGTCAGAGCTTAAGGATTTAAACTCTCCACTGCTAAGCCTTACTTCTTTGAAATATTGTTTAAATGGCGATGATAATACGGCATATTTCACTGTGTTGTTTTCTTTAATCCACTTTTTGACACTTTCAGTAAATTCAAAACATTCTTTTGTAAAGTTACCATGTATTATAGGGGTAATATCAAAAAATGGACCGCAATTACTTTTAGAAAATTGTATGATTTTAGCTTTTGGGTTTGAAGCCACGAGACCACTAACCAAGTGCATTGAAAAAGAATCCCCCCACACTAAAACCTCTGGATTATCATCTGTGCTGCAATTAGGAGATAACGTAAAGCCTCTACAATCATTATGAAGCCCATAATTACCTTGTAACTTTTCTTTTTGAATAGCATAGGAGTAGCTTTTGTTGTCACTTCTTACTTCTAAACCATCATTAATAAAAACACTAAAGCCTAAAATACAAACCGATAAGGAAAAGTAAAGAGGTTTGCATTTTAAATAACTATATATACCATCAAAATTTTTGGTGAAATTTATTTTTTCAATATATGTATGGCTTAGGTATCCCAGTATAATAGATAAGATAATACCTAAGTAAACAAAATGTTCGTTGAGAGAAAAGTAAAATATAGCTACTACAATAGGCCAGTGCCATAAATAAATAGAGTAAGACCAAGAGCCTAACTTTTGAAATACCTTATTTGAAGTTATAAAGCTATTTGTTTGTGCTTGGATAACTAAAAAAGAGCCAAATACAGGTAGTATGGCTAAGTAGCCAGGCCACGGAGTATTCTTAGATATTAATATATAAGAACCAAAAATAAGTAGTATACCGAACCACCCAATGAACTTTTTTTGTTTATCATTCAGAGTTAAAGGGTACAAAAATGCTATACCACCTAGCATCATTTCCCATGCTCTAGTGGGAAATAAGAAGTAAGCCGCAGTTGGCCATTTATAGGTAGCTACAACACTAAAGGTAAAGCCTATTAACGTTCCTAACACTAAAAGTTTTTTTATGGAAATTAGTGACATAAACTTACTTAAAGTAACTAAAACTAAAGGGTAAATTATATAAAATTGCCACTCAACAGAAAGTGACCACGTATGGAGTAACCAATTTTCATTTGACGATGCGGCAAAATAACTATTTTCTGTCCAATAAACTATATTAGATAAAAAGCTTACACTGCTAATAGCATGCTTACCTAAGGCTTTATATTCACTGGGAACAAGATAAAGCCAACTGCATACAATTAAGGAAAAGCATAGTATTGCTAATGCGGGGATTATCCGATTTGCTCTTGCTACGTAAAATTTTAAAATTGAAAAATTTTCTTGCTCTATTCCTTTAAATATTATCCCTGTCATTAAAAAGCCTGAGATAACAAAAAATACATCTACACCAGCAAAGCCTCCGGGCATCCAAGCTGGGTTAAAATGAAATAATACTACTGCAATTACTGCTATGGCCCTCAGACCATTTATATCTTCCCTAAATTTCACGTTATTGTTCCTATATTCTATTTACTTAAAGTTAAATCACAAAAAAGTGTAAAGTTATTTATGTAAAAAACAATCAAAATATTCTCTAAAGCGACTTGCCTGTAAATATAACCTTTCCAACCAAGGTACAGTTGCCGTTTATTGCTATTAGTTGTTCTGGCCAGTTGGGATTTGCGGCTTTTAGAAATTTATGGCCACCTTCAATTATTAACTGCTTAAATGTGGCTTCGTTGTTGTCATCTAAACGCGCTACTACGTACGAACCGTGAATGCATTCGGCTTCAGGGTCTACAAAAATTAAATCACCTTCATCAAACTTTGGCTCCATGCTAATACCTTGCACTTTTAAAACAAAGGTTAGGTCACTGCAATTAACAGGGCACATAAAACGTTCTGCGTCGTAGGCTTTAATCTCACTTATTTCTGACCAAGCACCGGCTTGCACCCAGCTGATAAGTGGGGCTGTGGCTTTAATTGCTGGTCCTGGCACAACGTTGTTATTTATATTTTTTGCATCACTCTGGATTTCGCCAATTCCAAATAGTAAATATTCTGGAGTGCAATTGAGTGCTTGGGCGAGAGCATCAATCTTACGAGGGCGTTTAGTTTCGCCTGATTCAATATTATGAATAGAGTTTTGTGCTAAACCCGCAATTAAGCCTAGCTGTGCTTGAGTCATTCCCAACTGAACACGTCTTTTTTCTACTCTTTTTCCTAAATCCATTTTTTAAATTCCTAATATTAAAATCGCTTAAAGTGATATTTACTGATTATTGCCTTTTTATTTTATTTTGTCTAATCAGTTAAATCGATATTGACATCGGTTAAATTGATATCTATTATCGGTTTAATTGATAAATACTGCTTGGAGGAAATATGAGTGCCGTAGCGAAAGCAATAGAAATAATTGGTGGGCAAACAAAAGCCGCCAGGTTGTTAAGTACAAAACAAAACATCATTTGGTACTGGATTAACCGTCATTGCCAAGCCCCAGCGAAATACATTCCACGTATTTCAGAACTAACTAACGGTGAAATATCGGTAAACGATTTATTAGCCGATCATCAAAAAAGCAAAAAGGAAGATGCAGCATGAGCACTGAACAACAAATTATTTTATTAGATATTCATCCAGATGCTAAAGCTGTGCTGTTTGCACTACTGCAAGAAAACAACCAACTACGCACTGAGCTTGAAGAGCAAAAAGACCGCTTAGTAAACAGCGCAGAAGCCATGGAAGTTTTAGGCTGTGCCCACGCCAAGTTTTGGAAACTCAATAAAATGGCTGGGTTTCCAAAGCCGGTGCAATTTGGCAAAAGCAATTACTACCGCATAAACGAGCTAATAGCATTTAGAACCAAGTACCAACAAAACGTGAATAACTAGGAACAGGGCAATGAGCACATACCAAGTATTTAGTCGTGAAACGTTAAGCAGCTTTAAAACATTAGCAGAGCAATGCCGCTATTTATTGAGCTGCAAAATTACTACCCGCAAAGCGGTGTTTGGTTTTGACTCAGTACTGCAAGCACGTGTAGGTGATTTTTTACTACCTGTTTTTTGCAATGGCGACGAGTACCAAACAATACAAAAAGCCGTTTACTGGTTAAAAACACAAGCAACTAATTACCTAAATGCAGCAACCCGTAGCCAGCAAGGAGTTAATTAATCATGGCAAACACAGCTATTAACTACCCAAACCCAGCACCATTAAAAGCAGTAACTGGCCGCCACGTACCAAAAGGCTTGGCCGAAATAAAGGCATTAATGGGCAGTGAGCGCCACACGCCAGAATACGTGTATACCAAAGTGCTAAGCGAGCAAGAGCGTACATTAGTATGTTTTGCAGCAGGCCTAAAGCGCCACCATTTAGAAAGCGGCTTTGCTAATTTTGATGCAGATACCCGCCTAAAAATTCACAAGGCTATTTTGCAAATGGAGCAATTAGTAAAAGCGTTTACCGATGCTAACGCCATGGCCCCCGCTAAGTTTGTGCAACATGCACCGGTTGAGCCTGCCAATACCAACTATTCACACTTAACAATTACTAAGGGTTGATCATGAATCCTGACCAACTAATAAACCAAGACAGTGGCAATGTTGAGTTTTATACGCCCGCTAAAGTTTTGAAGTATGTGCACCAAATGTTTCCGGTTATTGATTTAGACCCTGCAAGTTGTTCAGTAGCTAACGAGTCGGTAAAAGCGACGTGTTACTTAACCAAAGAAGACGATGCATTAACACGAAATTGGATAGCAAACAGAGTTTGGTTAAATCACCCATTCAACAAAGGCGAAAAAGCATGCAACCCAAAGTGCGTTAAAAAAATATGTAACGACCCTAGTTACAGCAAGTATCGCGGCCACTGCATTACCGAAGATATAGCAAGCAATGGCGATTGGATTGATTGCTACTTAGACCAATATGCGCAAGGTAATTTTAAAGAAGCAATGAACATCACCTTTGTTAATAGCTCAGAAGCATGGTGCCAAAAGTTATTAAGAGCTGGCTTAAGCTGTTTTATTGATGGCCGTACACACTTTAACGATGCGCAAGGCAATGTAAAAAAGGGCGCACCAAAAGGTTGTTTTATTACTTACCTTGGCGATAGAACCGACGAGTTTCGCGCCATATTCTCAGCGCTTGGAGTAGTGAAGTAATGAAACTACACCCAAAAGCAAAAGCCGCACTTGGCTATTACAACGCACACAGAAAAGAGCGCGATATAGCAAAGTGTGATTTTCAAAAAGCGGTAAATGCATTATGCGATTTAAATGCCTACGCACCCCAAATAGCAAAGCGCATAGAGGCGCTTGGTCGTTTTAGCTCAAATAGCTGGTACGCATATTCAATGGCTGAGTTTGATATTCAACTTGATAACGATGTAAGGCTTTTACACGCATACCACAACATTGAGCCTGATGACAGCTACGACGAGCTAGACACAGACGAATTAAACGACCTCCCATTTTAAACTCTCAAGGACACTAAAAAATGAACGCTATCAAAGACCAAGCTACGCCTAAAAATACGCAATTACTACTTAGCATTGTTTTGCACGCTATTGAGCAAGTTAATTTTGCAATTCGCAATTTAAACAAACG of Pseudoalteromonas arctica A 37-1-2 contains these proteins:
- a CDS encoding LexA family protein translates to MDLGKRVEKRRVQLGMTQAQLGLIAGLAQNSIHNIESGETKRPRKIDALAQALNCTPEYLLFGIGEIQSDAKNINNNVVPGPAIKATAPLISWVQAGAWSEISEIKAYDAERFMCPVNCSDLTFVLKVQGISMEPKFDEGDLIFVDPEAECIHGSYVVARLDDNNEATFKQLIIEGGHKFLKAANPNWPEQLIAINGNCTLVGKVIFTGKSL
- a CDS encoding NAD(P)-dependent oxidoreductase; its protein translation is MSMKVAFIGLGVMGYPMAGHLAKAGHSVCVYNRTQAKAQAWTAEHSGSFAPTPREAASNADIVFMCVGNDDDLRSVVYGEDGVLAGMLPHTVLVDHTTTSAEVAREVAAKAALQNIDFIDAPVSGGQAGAENGVLTVMAGGSESVFAKVQPVMAAFSRFSQLLGGVGSGQLCKMVNQICIAGAVQGLAEGLHFAKQAGLDGEKVIETISKGAAGSWQMENRYKTMWAGEYEFGFAVDWMRKDLGIALDEAKNNGATLPMTATVDQYYADVQALGGGRYDTSSLLARIEALHKK
- a CDS encoding DNA N-6-adenine-methyltransferase; its protein translation is MNPDQLINQDSGNVEFYTPAKVLKYVHQMFPVIDLDPASCSVANESVKATCYLTKEDDALTRNWIANRVWLNHPFNKGEKACNPKCVKKICNDPSYSKYRGHCITEDIASNGDWIDCYLDQYAQGNFKEAMNITFVNSSEAWCQKLLRAGLSCFIDGRTHFNDAQGNVKKGAPKGCFITYLGDRTDEFRAIFSALGVVK
- a CDS encoding alpha/beta hydrolase family protein, with product MFVSSKDTAPLIMSLHTWSGDYQQFDPLASLSLKAGWNYIHPDFRGPNNSTDSCLSDKVISDIDDSIFYVIKNGNVDKDNIFIVGTSKRSWTLV
- a CDS encoding acyltransferase family protein — translated: MKFREDINGLRAIAVIAVVLFHFNPAWMPGGFAGVDVFFVISGFLMTGIIFKGIEQENFSILKFYVARANRIIPALAILCFSLIVCSWLYLVPSEYKALGKHAISSVSFLSNIVYWTENSYFAASSNENWLLHTWSLSVEWQFYIIYPLVLVTLSKFMSLISIKKLLVLGTLIGFTFSVVATYKWPTAAYFLFPTRAWEMMLGGIAFLYPLTLNDKQKKFIGWFGILLIFGSYILISKNTPWPGYLAILPVFGSFLVIQAQTNSFITSNKVFQKLGSWSYSIYLWHWPIVVAIFYFSLNEHFVYLGIILSIILGYLSHTYIEKINFTKNFDGIYSYLKCKPLYFSLSVCILGFSVFINDGLEVRSDNKSYSYAIQKEKLQGNYGLHNDCRGFTLSPNCSTDDNPEVLVWGDSFSMHLVSGLVASNPKAKIIQFSKSNCGPFFDITPIIHGNFTKECFEFTESVKKWIKENNTVKYAVLSSPFKQYFKEVRLSSGEFKSLSSDEVLQSFKSTLDVFLEAGIKPIIFSPPPSVDGHNIGKCLDKASFINKSLSDCDIDESLISNIDVFNFLSKLSPNFKVIDLRDYLCNGETCKTHTGEVFIYRDNGHLSYEGSKWLGEKIKLYDLITSQ
- the sbcB gene encoding exodeoxyribonuclease I; its protein translation is MSEPTYHETQPTIYWHDYETWGASPQKDKPSQFAGIRTDLDLNIIGEPLIEYCKPQADYLPHPEACLITGITPQVAMKKGLVEAEFIAKIHAEFSVPNTCVAGYNSIRFDDEVSRYSFYRNFYDPYEREYKNNNSRWDIIDLVRACYALRPEGIEWPLKEDGSPSFKLEHLTVANGIEHAAAHDALSDVTATIALAKLIKEKQPKLYNFFFGLRNKKALAELVDVFNMTPLVHTTSRIPATQGCTSWVAPMSFHPVNKNAVICFDLTQNPQVLIDLNVEELRKRLYTKRVDLAEDDLPVGLKLVHLNKCPILAPAKTLLPENAARLGIDREQCLANLAILKANTDLRDKVTEVFNEQGDYSATTNVDYLLYDGFTSHADKAKFAIIRDAKPDELAGLKLDFEDKKFNTLLFRYRARNWPETLNQQELDQWRQYCQNKLMHGEDQPSINAQDFMITLENLAHEHDDSEKNLTILKALYNYAQSM
- a CDS encoding glutathione peroxidase, whose product is MDSIYQFNAPLFNSENFSLRQLQGKTVLIVNTASKCNFSVQLNALEKLYQQYKSNGFTVLAFPCNQFGQNEPLDNLAIKDFYQEQFNTSFEVFGKVMVNGPETHPLFNYLKSHTRGISQNRAIKWNFTKFLINSQGQLVARYAPRTKPETLKQVIESNLLQAAKLSAARVGKKVPSKIPLFTSAKA
- a CDS encoding YdaS family helix-turn-helix protein, which translates into the protein MSAVAKAIEIIGGQTKAARLLSTKQNIIWYWINRHCQAPAKYIPRISELTNGEISVNDLLADHQKSKKEDAA
- a CDS encoding helix-turn-helix transcriptional regulator, encoding MSTEQQIILLDIHPDAKAVLFALLQENNQLRTELEEQKDRLVNSAEAMEVLGCAHAKFWKLNKMAGFPKPVQFGKSNYYRINELIAFRTKYQQNVNN
- a CDS encoding 2-hydroxyacid dehydrogenase; protein product: MNIAFFSTQKYELPFFEQSTRDHSDIKITYFEQALSEQTAILANGFDAICVFVNDTVNTAVIAQLASQGINTILLRCAGFNNVDLPAAKAHKIKVLRVPAYSPEAVAEHCIALMLTLSRKTHKAYNRVREDNFDLNGLLGFNLHNKTVGIVGCGKIGLALCNILNGFGAKVLVCDPYAQPGNYTITDINTLLSQSDVISLHCPLTEQTHHLINDEAFSKMKTGVMLINTSRGALLDSSACISALKTKKLGYLGLDVYEQESELFFKNHSDEINQDDIFSRLVSFKNVLVTGHQGFFTQEALTEIANTTLLNALEVNEGKPLTNEVL
- a CDS encoding tyrosine-type recombinase/integrase, which codes for MAISDTKLRKLLDKNQTPCVLSHRDSLSVRVSAKGTITWQYRCRVDNKQVIISLGRYPGLSIKEAQDYIPLLQNWLSQDKDPRTELKLMRNQAKGLPTMAKVATDWLNKKVPDLKEKTQTLYTNQVGKWIVPLLNDEAMPLDLMTIKDWFTYFDKVKEQGSAKTTGTILVRIKSIIGWAEKRGEAKPFNPVLTLNVNDVGEQATIGQRVMRFDEIAKLWIQIESSKATPATKACLQLIYITGARQSEVRLAKWEHFDFDNNIWTVPPENSKTNQAIRRPISKKMHSILNTLAMVYGKSGYLIPGNNPRKPVTTHSINRYCCRMWDHLFTKYKTPKFLPHDARRSISTLLSENGIAPHVTEKMLGHTMRGVMAIYNKHDWIKEQAEGYELYCQLIEAAIKGELSV